The Rhododendron vialii isolate Sample 1 chromosome 1a, ASM3025357v1 region CCTCAGTGTATGAATGAAGACCATGCTTTTAATTGAGTGGACGACCCATCGAGGAAGCAAGCAAATGATGGCCCATTAGATTAGACCTCTCGTTTGCATTATTATACCAAGAATAAGATGTCCACCAACCAAAGTTCCATTGATTGCATTCTCACAAGTCTGAGTCATAtgattttacttttgatccttgTTTTTTCGACTTTGGTTgaaatttttatactttttcgatttctcacATCGAGACgtaaaaatttgacccaaatcttgtacaaataAATAGTGAAcaacgtaaaaaaaaaatatttgtcccACCTTAATTTTATTCGGTGGTTTGATCTGTTCATGTGTGTGGAGCCTACAcacttgtgtttgtgttttggtATAATTTCTGGATAAAACTTTCTGTGTAAAAAGAAAgggaattgataatgccaaaaccttTTCTATTCCTGCAAAACCCCtttttgttcctgccaaaactTAAGGTTTCTCTTTCATTACAGGACTTGATTGCCCTCTACTACACCACTTGTTTTATGAAAATGCCCCTTTAAAATCATTGTTCCTAGTTCACTTAAGTTCAAAAGCAGGTTAAACTAGTAGTGGATTGAACATGTGTAGTTGTGTAACTGGTTCTTAGAAGATTCACACAGTTTTAATTTTGGACATGTAAGTCCCCTTTCCTCAGCTCCGAGACTCTACTCagtcagtcagtcagtcagTTCCACTagtcagtcagtcagtcagTTCCACTTCTCATAACGACtcctgaattttttgaaaaagaagatgtGCTTATCATGTTTTGTGCTACCACGGTACaataggcctgtcaatggaccgtaTCGGATCCGAATTCGATATCGGATCCGAATTCGATAGCGTCGATCTGATAATCTGAATCTGGTCATTTAAATACGAATCGGATCGGAttaatccgttatcaatccgatccaagctttatttttttttaattaaaaaaaaatgtaaattttttattttgcaaaaaaaaatgtttaagaagttgtatttttattttaaattaaaatttttttttggctaaattttttgaagtaaaatagttttcggatcggatccgatTTTTTGGATTCGAATTACCACTATAGGATTCGAGTATTATAGGATTCGGATCGAATTCCAGTCTTATCGGATCGGAtttgtcggatccggatcgaatccgaTCTATTGACAGGGCTACAGTAAAATGTGACTTATCCCATCCATCCATCTCATTAAACTTGACATACTTCTCCTCCATTCAAAAAAGTCAAGTCGATTGGACGTCGACATGTATCGAAACTTACCATATTTGTGTAACCATTCATTTCTATTTAGGCTAATATGACTTAACAAAGCCTTCATTTGTATCCAATTATCTtgaattttttgcatgaatgataGGCAAATTGAGGGctacaaaataaatacttgGGATTGTCAAATAGAATTGTGTGACGAGCTTCATTTCACGTACACGAGGGACCACATGAGTTCATTTTATCTCTAACTTTTGTGGCtcaaagtcaaaagaaaaaaaagtctttgtgctttgtttttttgaataGGAATTGTATCTTCGCTAGTCCCCTTGAAGGATTGGGTAGTTCTATCCAGCCCATTTTCAGGCCCTATCAGAACCCACTTTGATTATTGGGACCATTTACGTTTTAGACCTCATCGAGCACATTAACCAAGTGAAAAATCACAACATTGGATATTGTTTGTAATGTTTTATGAATAAATTTATCTTCAGATAAACAGCACTGCAACGCTGGAACGAATCTCATGTTTCTCAAGATGTCTGTGTTTCGAAAAGATATCAAACCATTTCCAATCAATATCATTTTTGACGTTCCTAATGTTCTCGACAAGGTCTAAGAAATGAATGGTCCCCATCAATTGAATTGCGCCAGACAAGACTTTCTAGTCCTCAAAGGGACCGGAGATGATCCATTTGCTTTTTACAAGTGAGCCTATACTCGTAGTAAAACTATAACAGCCACTGTCTCCCTTTGGGCAGTTTTATTGGCCATACTATGAATCAGGATACATAAAAGGACGAGTAATCACATAATTAAGATTAATAGTGTATTATGCACCTCTTTGTTTTATTTGCACACAGTTTACTATAAAAGTTACATCTGTAAGCTTATCTGATGACTGTTTTTCATACTGGGTTTTATATCTTCCCAAACGGATAGGCCAATCATTTTTTGGGTAAGCAGGTAGATACATAAAAAGATAGGTAGATGGGTCAATGTTTGTTTTTTAATGTCATTTTAATCAGACTAAAACATCTATGCAGATTTGACATGGAGGGATACGTTACTGGGTTTGGAAATCCTGATTGGGCACGTACTCATTCGGCTGCTACGACAACAGCTCCTGCTGTTTTGGCTGTGTTAAGTGGAGGTGCTACATGTATGGGTAGAACTGTCATGGATGAAATGGCATACAGGTTCGGTTTAAACTTTAAACACACTGTTCTTCTACTTAAGCTGGTTGTTCTTGTTGGAAGGGGTTTAGGAGGACAAAAATGTGTATCTTTAGAGTTCTCTTCTGATTGTAAAATTTCAACTGAAATATATGTTTTGGGGCAGTATAAATGGAGAAAACAAGCATTATGggactccaaaaaatatttgttcgCCAGATCGGTTGCCTGGAGGATCTTCAAGTGGATCAGCTGTTGCAGTTGGTGGAATGCTGATAGATTTCTCCTTGGGTGAGTTGTGCCTTTATTATAAGCTTgttgttttttctatttatgCTTCATAAGTTGGACCAAAAGGTTTCCTTTGTCACAGGCACCGATACTGGAGGAAGTGTAAGAGTTCCGGCTTCGTACTGTGGGATTTTAGGGTTTCGGCCTTCTCATGGTGTTGTTTCAACCACTGGGGTCATCCCTTTGGCACAAAGTCTCGACACTGTTGGTAAGGAAGCATACACAATATTGAATACCACGAAAGCTTTTTGGCCTTATCTTGCAGGGACTCGTAACAAGGTAGCCCTAGAAGTCTATGGCTGGAGGAAGTAGCTGATCTCCTGACTAAGGGGAAAGAGTGGAACTGAGACATTCAACTATTCGTGTTAAGCAATTAGTTTTATATAGTGACACAAAAATCTGAACGTGGAAAAGGCTGAAAATGCAGAGAATATGATGTGGTAAATGCAAATATGTTTCGAGCCTTAGACCCAAGAAGCGAACTTCTCTCTGACTTTCCCCACAACAGTAAACTAACGTGTAAAGAACATTCTCAATCCATTATAAACTCTACCATGACAGCCATTTGTCCAACTTGTGACTTCGTTAAGCAACAACCATTTACCACAAAAATTCATTAGTTTAGATGCATTGTTAGTTTGAATGAGAATGACTCCCAATCTGGACAGGAAGTACGAGAAAATCATTATAATAGCTAGGCTGTTGTGTCCATGGCCATGCCCATGTTAAGTTTTTGTGGCACTCTTGTGTCCATGCCATTCTGTTTATTGTGTGATTGGTTTACAGTACTTATGAAGATGCTATTGGTAACTTCGAGTACTTTTTTAATCAGTACATAATTCATAGTTGAGCACTTGTTATTCAGGGTGGTTTGCTAGGGATGCCGACATCCTAAACCGAGTCGGACGGGTATTATTGCAGTTGCCTGAGGTGGAACCTGTGAAACCTACTCACATCACTATTGCAGAAGATTGTTTCCAGCTTCTAAGCATCCCAAGTCAACGAGTTACTTTAGTCCTCGTTAAATCGGTGGAGAAGCTATTTGGTGGTAAGTAGGCTAAATGTGTACAATTCATCCGTGTTTGTAGTTTACTCCAGCAGCCAAGGGCATAGGTTCCATGTTGTTTTCCTAATGGGCTTTAATTGATGAAGCACATCTCACTTGTGCACGGATGCTATGAACAACTGTTCGACTAGTCATCTTCACTATTAATTGCATTTTGCTGCACTCCTAAGTTTGATTTACATCACCAATTTGGTGATGCAGGTCACATTTTAAAGTATGTGTGCCTTGGGGACTATGTTAAAGACAACGTTCCGACTTTGAAGCATTTCAAGGGCGAGAGACTGGAGGATCAAGAATGTAATGTTGCGCCCTTGGCTGCTCTCTCAAGTGCCTATAGGCAGCTTGAAAGGTGAACCTTATGAAGTAGTCTTATTTGGGAtcaatctttttgtttcttattttgaCTTGAATAAGACTGTTTTTCATCGTGTGTTTACTCCTCTGTCAATTGCCTTTGTAGGTCCGAATTCAAGAACAATCATGGTCGGTGGGTTAGTACAGTCAAACCTGATTTGGGTCCTGGTATATCAGAAAGAGTGTGGGCAGCCGTGAGGTCAACAGATGAAAATATCGATGTTTGCCACTCGGTGAAGACTGAACTACGTGCTGCTCTCACTACTCTCTTAGGGGTATTCTCTATCTCCTTTATCTCAAAAGCCAAGTAACTTCTGTAAAGTGATAGTTCTATCCTTGTATATCCTTTGAGTCATCCAAAATTGTTGAGCTTCAATTATGCATATCTATGAAGCACAAGTGCTTCTAAAACCCCATTGTACTAGTATCCATAACGCATTGGGTACCTGTAATTTGCATGGTACTTCTAAATCCATATCAGATATAAGAGAAACGTTCCGAAACTTctctttttgacttttgcctTACCTTTGAAGTGCCCTATATATCATTATATCAAATCATACCCAATATAGAGATGAAGCTAAGTCGATAACGACTTACTTTTTCCATGCTCAGCATGTTTGTAGGATAAATATTTGGGTTAGTTCTTTTGTATAATgatattaaattttgatttctacttTAAGTTTGACATTAAACTATTATTTGATGTTGCATCTTTCAAAGTCATTTAGCTATTTCCTTTATTTGAAGCGCATTTATTACGTGTAAATTATTGCTCCAAATTATAAAAACAAATTTGCCATGGTTGTACCCAACAGTACCcatatcctatttttttaggtttagCTGTATTGTACATTCAACGAAGAAATAGCCGAGACCTACGGTGGATGTGGTCAAAATTAATATTTAGTCTTGCTTCAGTTTCTGGGCTTATGAATGATCTTCTTGGGATCGGATAAATGACAAGAAGCTTGAATTAAGCAAGAAGACAACATATTACTGATCAGCAACTTATTTCCCGTTCTTACCTGTACCATTCATTCTTGTTAATTATGTAGGACCACGGTATCCTAGCAATCCCCACAGTTCCAGGGCTTCCACCAAAATTGCAAACAGAGCCATCTACATTGGAAACATTTCGTTTCAGAGCTTTCAGCTTGTTGTCTATTGCTGGAATGTCTAGCTTCTgccaggttctctctctctctctctctctctctctctctctctcatataagTTATATAAGGACCTcccacacatacacacacacaaaaatgtgCATCTGTGTGGCACATGAACTTGTCATTTAGCTTCTTGATTACCAAAATAGTATTTCTACATGTATACAAAAGAGTCCATGTGGCATATTAACTCAATATTTACCTTCTTGATTACCAAAATGGTATTTTTGACAGAGACACAAAAGTGCATGTGTGTGACATATGAACTTAATATTTACCGTTGTGATTAGCAAAATAGTATTTTTGAAGTTGGTCTATTTCACAGGTAAGCATACCACTAGGAACGTATGACAATCTTCCCGTGTCAGTTTCCTTGTTAGCGAAACATGGATCAGATGGGTTCTTGCTGAATCTTGTTGAGACGCTTTATGGAACTCTCAAGGAACAAGTTGAAATTGCTCAGGAACTGAGTTACTGAAGTTCTTAACTTGTTAATGTAAACTTCTATTTCTTACTGTATTTGAATAAATAAGAGCGGTGTTGCATTTTTACATTTCACGACCGTACATGTTTATGACCTAACCTTGACTCTTGACAGCTAAACATCTTGTATTTTTCTCCAATAATTGAACAGGGAAGCCTTCATAGTTATAAACAATATATTATGGCGGGATCGTTATTTCAatggacaatttttttaatttccccTTTCCTGTAAACTAAAATGTAGCTCAGAGGTCAAATTTGTGGCCTTTCCAGGTTTAAAAGCCTTGCATTGTGGGCTGAACACTTCAGCCTTGTTTTCAACCAAGTTGGTGATTCACGGGGAAACTTTCCAAATAATTCTCAAACTTTGACCTCATTGTCTAATAGACATCCAAACTTTTGTTAAACTTTAATTACACACCCAAACTATTGAACCATTATTCATAGCCTAACACAACACCGCACACATTTCCATAGCCTAAACATCATCATCGGCCCTCTACTGTAGTCGCCTCCACCGCCGGAAGTGGTTTCTCCTCTTCCATACCTTCCCTAAAGATAGCTCTTCCATCTTGTCTGCCACCGCCCTGGAGTCGGACATAATTTTCTCCCTAACCGCCTCGGTTCCATTCCTCTCTGCCGGCTTTGATTTCCCCTGCACACTTGCGACGATGTTAACTGGGTTTGAAAATAGAGCAATCTCACTTCTATCCAGGAAaagttttaattttgaaaacaaaatgcatttgggtttgattttaaatggGTTTGATTCTCTCTGTTTTGAATGGGTTTGATTCTCTCTGTTTCAAATGGCTTTTAAAACAGATCAATCGATCCCACGTTTTCAATCTTAAACCTACCTACCATCCCTGTCTATTTCTCGATCCCTAATGAAGAATTTGTTTTTACCCTCCACCCCTACCCCAGAACCTGTTTATGAAAagtaaaatcaacaaaattgaGAAAGAGCACACAGTGAAATCCATTCCGGTAAATTGTTCAAGGCCGAAGTATAGTAGCATTACTTGGAAGAAGGATGAACAAAAGCAAACCACAAACAACACCAGACCACAAGgatgcaacaaaatcaaacgTCTAAAATCTCAAACAACCACAAGCTAGCTAGTCAGCTAAACCAACACCCCCTATACTTTATAGCCTGTCCTACGCGCGAGAAGTTTTACAACGATAGTATGAAAGGTAGCCCAAAATCGTCattttcttgctgatcatcTAATCGTACATTGCTCCGACATTATCTCAAACAGCAACAAGAGCTTCATCCATATTTCACTGCGACGGAAAGAAAAACACGTGAGTttaaaaacaaaagccaaataATTCTGTAGACGTAGGCCTCCCTTTTTTTGGTGGTTGTGTACGAGGCAATAAATCTAAGGgcaaatttttgtagttgtctcTCTAGTTTTAcagttgtctcaatttcgttcctctagtttcaattgtctcaatttcgtccttattgtttgttttacattccaaattggtaaaattgtcaacaccgttaatgaaactaacggaaaaatatgattaaaaagagTCTTCGGGtactcgttgaaaggccttagagccaaaaattcattatgatcatttaggataaaataatcaaaaaaataagatatttgcactggttcaaccagattgaaaattggaatacatAATttcttaactatattttttaatatataaacggtgtaaaaaatgaataaattttttttagtgcaAACTACTTTTcgaaatgaataaaaaatttcattttagcTGATGATCGGCATAACTGGAATACCAAAGTAGAGTGGATTATGGTTTCGTTTCTTTGATAATTCATGGTTTCCAAGCCCGTATACTAGCATCCCTGGGGAATCAGTCACATGGTCTGGGCCAATTTTAAAGCAGGGATAAAGACCTATATGAATTGGCTctacaaaaattgaaaacaccgATTTGAATATAAGGCCTATAATTAGCAAACACActtatcaaaaataaagtaGCAAACGAGTAAATTTATGGCCCCATTTCTTGACACTTACGGTATGTTTTGTTCGATgaaattgtagacaccccattctggactgtccagaaaATGCTATTTTTtccgattttttattttccaatgatgattaatggtcgagaacagtctgaggacaatggtgtgtttgagctttgagcgtcccgaacctctttcaaacccacttcaaacccttcaaaccagagccaaacagccccagcagaacccaactggcttacgtCAGTAActtgatgacgtacgccagttaactaccacgtgtcggtcatcgaccgttgacctaGTTATCATTGGCGCACGCCAatccatatgtggcgcacgccagtaaatcccagtcaaatcaactttaatCAACCACATGGACGAGATTTTTGTGCCActctgacgtcggccacagtctccctgatgaatactctcggcagagacgttccctctctctcctacaccccccatcaaggcaagtttcatgcatttaatgcatgggaggctccctttctcaaccaaccagccaaacaaggccttaggcCTTagcccaactgatctcagtctatctctcctctataaataccccccttgcattcctttacaaggggttagccacattaaggGGTGCAacatttcttcttctctcctcttgctctctatctctcctcttCCTTTGAAAGAGAAGGGAGGCCAactcacttccatacaccccactgatatccagtcaccatacaacctccatcttcaacccttaagctcaataccaccttcaaacctcaacacaaaaaggtataccacctttatgTTCCGTTCTGTTTTCAACTTCTGAGGGAGACtagtaaggtccaggctagtacgCAATACTAGcactggccttaaactggtaaaatacgacGAGTCTGAGATaagacatggcgcacgccagtacactTATGTCGTACGCTAGTCATGGCTGTACGAGCACTagtggcgtggggatcatggatcatcatttctgctagcttacatttctgtcaatcaccttagtatgctaataatcagtttactgctttctgtatatttagagctGCTAGGCTGTAATATTTAATGGTTATTCCTTGTCTGCTTTGggggcctctgggatccttctggtcatgtttcagagcccagatgatgcaaaagccaagcactggaccaAGAtcaaactggcgtacggccttTTATGGCTGGCGTACGGCAGTGCTCACCATGATCTAGTGGTTGGCCCTTGCATCTCAGCTAGGTCTTGGCCTCTTTCGTATCCCCACACTATTTTTGAGATATTCTGTTGTCCttcgtggcttgaagccttCTTATCTGTCTGTAACTTTATATATTCTATTCtattaaactgcatggtttgtcctagctgtgcgctggtccctttccagagcccagagggttgcaaacaaagactgtgagaccatataagtggagtacgccagttttgttgtggcgtgcgcaggtatGGTCAGCATGcggtggctcggccagtgcatgctggtgcggaGCCTGCTCATTCCCCTCTTAagcagcgtactccaacttattcagGCTGtttctcagtgcttgttctcaatctatatttattgttacaagcaaatcatccataaagcaTCTTGTCACATAAACCACAACTTATTACAGTTTAATTCCCATtaattgttcccccgccctaactggccaaaaatgatcaaatgagagaaaaatgcaaatgttttacaaaacaaaatgcctgagtagagaccgatctccggattgggcgagagaggtgccataaaacccttcccttctcgtaacctggccCCGAACCTCAGAtttcgaaggtgacgacggaccgatctatgccttttcaaaatcaaaacaaacgtggcaaacgttttcgagttcggttccttgggaatttcaccactaaaacccaagtggcgactctaaatcGTGGCGTTCGCTGCGCTTTCTCCGGAAAAGGGGCCGCAcccaatcttttaaaatggACCCGATCGAGcatttttatcctttttttggggcgcgtgcccacagtggcgactctgctggggatctcCTTGCGTTGATTGGTacttggcgattaatacataattgagcaaatttcaaaagtctgtcaaaacagtacgcttcgcgctgctgaagaacggaatggtaacataacaggatctcagcatccgaccaatccgaactggggcttttattATTGTctccaaatatcaattaacaaaagtgagccaaacttcaaaaggcgtttgttttcaaaacattgcatttctctctcgtcgaatcattcttcggcattctccgttcgcatcgatggttggtcagccccgttgaggtgttttaggtaaccggcacaatttattggagcccggggtcctcaaacgcccaacaaccttggacgatgatgagtcgtactaccgttcgaccattgctttgctctatgcattgcagtgggaggtatatcgcggctctagtcagaggaacccctttaagccaaaatcGGCCTCTACAAcgcttacaaagcactagaacctttcaacctaagacaggaacccgcaggataggattatttgcatctaacccccatatcctgtctatgtgttaccgctttccttatcgcatgcctgtacacaCATTCGTGAccgtttttgcgtaggagcatgctagggcgacTTTTTAGGATGTCTTTCGTCGAGTCTGTCTCGCGCCCGTTCGAcattgccttggaccgatgacgagtcgtgcatctcgatgttgcacgttaccaaagttttcaagtccttaatcaatgaggctTCGGGAAACCAATACTTCCTAAGTCTTTATCTAAACgtccgatcgaggtttcaaactgaacaactaggaacaacggagaaaatgtcgtgatgcttacaccactcgggttaaaagtgctaatcacttacaccgctcaggctccagcacagtgctgcttacgccacttcggttacggtatcacgccatctccaccgagttgttccgaaatcaaaactttgaaacttcaaGAGTGGAAAAGCcaaaggcttaggctattttgcatggcatctcttagtaacattcgattcaatcaaggatacaccatCGAAAATAAAATCTgaggattctatggcaaatGTCCGAGTGTCGTAAGGCagactctctctagctctagagtctaggaggacaccgacgacgttggcatgctcattttccattcttttcgtTTCTctcaaataaaatgattgcaggctATCACTGAGCTCTTGTGCTTTGCTATCTAGTCATGCCGGTGTCGAAGCAGGGTTCCggaatcaagagccaaacctacttggggccGTCCGTCGAGTCCGTTTaagggtttgatttggggtttgtctcTCAGTTGatcacaacggaagctctggcctgcactgtgtcacgggAGGATTCGCCGCCAACcactccgcacgagtcccctccatCTACTCCGTCTCCGCCAGTatctcccaagcttgttaaaacagaagttCTAGCTATGGCAGATGTCCCGCCTCCCAACCTCGCTACCGTATTGGCAGATCTGCAGtacaacctagccatcatgcagcaaagggccgaccaggccgacgcctctgtGGCCAATCTCCAAACCTTAATCGAAGAACGACTTCCTCTCgcagcaggaggggaaggcggtgaaagaCGAGAACGGGAAATCGTTGCCGAAGAGGACCCTCTGATCGAGAATCCTGCTCCAAGCTCGGAAATGGcagctttggtcgccaaaatggcaaaattggAAGAGGCAGTTGCTAAGTCCGAAAGAAAAGGGGCAGGAGtgctagacatggatcgcctttgcccGTTCCCGAACGCCTGGCTGCCCGATCAGTTCAAGATGCCCGACTTCGCGAAGTTTGACGGAACCGGGGATTCGAAAACGCACCTATTGGCctatcatggtgcaatgaagCTACATGGTGTTGGGGAAGACGCGATGGCTCAGCTATTTCCACAAACCCTTGCCGGCCTCGCCTCCCAGTGGTTCTTATcactcgacatctccaagagacGGACATGGGAAGACATCGGCACTGCTTTCAATGCTCAGTACAATTACAatgcccagctcaagatgaccaccCGAGAGTTGGAATCAACCAAGATGAATGCAAAAGAGTCTTTCGCGGACTTCATccagaggtggagggccaaggctgctctcatgcccgatcgcccgagcgagaaaGACCAAATCCACATCATttcccgtaatctgcagccgAATTTTGCtaaaaacctcgtgttggttcaaggaGCGAACTTCGAGACTTTCTATGACTCCGGGTTAGCCATCGAAGAAGCTCTCCAAACTGGTGTTCTACCCAGAAGTGAACATTCCTCTTCTACCTCAGcatcaaaatcaaagccccgtgcgTACACTGGAAACAACACTGCTCTGTTTGGTGGCAATAGCTACGCCAGCACAACCTCTGCTAACAATGTCTCTGCCCAAAGCTCAAACCACATcgccgatgtcaaccaagttcaaatccctcaaagaccccgaaactgcaaccaaccccgtaactttgCCAATTTTGAGGCACCACTCTCtcctcggtattggagaagttagtcaaaatcggacaccttaggcctctaactccaactccacttcctcaaaatccaccccccagTCACAACCCCAATGCCTTTTGTGCGTaccaccaaatgcccggccattacactgactcttgctatcgccttcgtcatgcgatacaagatttggtggacaatggcacccttccaacCCCACCTATTAAGCCCAATGTCATTACCAACTCATTGCCTAAACACGATCCTAACCCTCAAGTAAACCAGATAaccctcagctccaccatattcaaccccaccgaccatattacctcagctAGTAACCCTAAACCACTCACACCCTTTCCTTCTGAGCCAAGtgttaacatgatggcagccggttgggccatggaagacaaagCTAAGGAATGGGAGGGGCTTTgcaatgattggatcgagcagtacaacatggggtttcccgcaCACCCTCAAGTCAATCAAGCATGGCTAAACCAGTGGGAGGAAGAGTGGAATGCGGCACAGACTGACCCTCTGGACGCTCTCTCTCTGTTCGCACTCTTTACCA contains the following coding sequences:
- the LOC131301005 gene encoding amidase 1-like; translation: MNGPHQLNCARQDFLVLKGTGDDPFAFYKFDMEGYVTGFGNPDWARTHSAATTTAPAVLAVLSGGATCMGRTVMDEMAYSINGENKHYGTPKNICSPDRLPGGSSSGSAVAVGGMLIDFSLGTDTGGSVRVPASYCGILGFRPSHGVVSTTGVIPLAQSLDTVGWFARDADILNRVGRVLLQLPEVEPVKPTHITIAEDCFQLLSIPSQRVTLVLVKSVEKLFGGHILKYVCLGDYVKDNVPTLKHFKGERLEDQECNVAPLAALSSAYRQLERSEFKNNHGRWVSTVKPDLGPGISERVWAAVRSTDENIDVCHSVKTELRAALTTLLGDHGILAIPTVPGLPPKLQTEPSTLETFRFRAFSLLSIAGMSSFCQVSIPLGTYDNLPVSVSLLAKHGSDGFLLNLVETLYGTLKEQVEIAQELSY